A portion of the Manihot esculenta cultivar AM560-2 chromosome 2, M.esculenta_v8, whole genome shotgun sequence genome contains these proteins:
- the LOC110609627 gene encoding GDSL esterase/lipase At1g71691 produces the protein MAIFTRACSLLVFAMVLRAGSGQNVDPIGPDDGGRRRREMVPAMFIFGDSLIDNGNNNNLASLAKANYFPYGIDFNGGPTGRFSNGCTMVDEIAELLGLPLIPPYSEAYGDAVLHGINYASAAAGILDITGRNFVGRIPFNQQIWNFQNTLDEMRDNVGARDVGRAIGKSIFFVGMGSNDYLNNYLMFNYPTRLQYNAQQYADLLVQQYTQQLKTLYNLGARKFILGGLGEMGCIPSILARSPAGLCSEEINKLVLPFNENIKSMMNKFNANLTGARFIYIDIARMFRDILANSQAYGFSIVDRGCCGIGRNRGQVTCLPLETPCLNREQYIFWDAFHPTEAVNILMGRKAFNGNTSIVYPMNIEQLANLELEFD, from the exons ATGGCTATATTCACAAGAGCTTGCTCGTTGCTTGTGTTTGCCATGGTTTTAAGGGCAGGTTCAGGCCAAAACGTAGACCCAATTGGGCCAGATgatggaggaagaagaagaagagagatggTTCCTGCTATGTTCATATTTGGAGACTCTCTTATTGACAATGGGAACAACAATAACCTTGCTTCTCTTGCCAAAGCTAACTATTTTCCTTATGGTATTGACTTCAATGGAGGTCCTACTGGTCGTTTCTCTAATGGCTGCACTATGGTTGATGAGATAG CTGAACTGCTAGGACTTCCTCTGATTCCTCCATACTCTGAGGCTTATGGAGACGCTGTGCTTCATGGAATAAACTATGCCTCTGCTGCTGCTGGAATCCTGGATATCACTGGCAGAAACTTT GTGGGGCGCATACCATTTAATCAACAGATATGGAACTTCCAGAATACACTTGATGAGATGAGAGACAATGTTGGAGCAAGGGATGTGGGTAGGGCAATTGGGAAGAGCATATTCTTTGTGGGAATGGGTAGCAATGACTACCTTAATAACTATCTCATGTTCAACTACCCTACCAGGCTTCAATACAATGCCCAACAATATGCTGATCTCTTGGTTCAACAATACACTCAGCAACTCAAG ACCCTTTACAATCTTGGAGCAAGGAAATTTATACTTGGAGGACTAGGGGAAATGGGATGCATCCCAAGCATCCTGGCACGAAGCCCTGCAGGTCTCTGCTCTGAAGAAATTAATAAACTAGTTCTGCCGTTCAATGAAAATATCAAGTCTATGATGAACAAATTCAATGCCAATCTCACAGGTGCAAGATTCATCTATATCGACATTGCACGAATGTTCCGAGATATCCTCGCCAATTCTCAAGCTTATG GATTTAGTATAGTTGACCGCGGATGTTGTGGCATAGGGAGAAATAGAGGTCAAGTAACATGTCTtccattggagacaccttgtcTGAATAGAGAACAATACATCTTCTGGGATGCATTCCACCCAACAGAAGCTGTAAACATTCTGATGGGGAGAAAGGCTTTCAATGGGAATACAAGCATTGTCTATCCTATGAATATAGAACAGCTTGCGAATCTTGAACTTGAGTTTGactga
- the LOC110609625 gene encoding uncharacterized protein LOC110609625 isoform X1: MAKGKKELLSKAPWRGDDDGEADKFKDAKLKVTNQPGSTPTMHVPRKKNNKRGSDGADSDSEDPLELDPELRYSFQRNFQFLQRVFSIDTVVKPLPPAMAYNVSRNLSFFTRIFTQFFDPKGIENAQKSLGLGQEEKARRVR; this comes from the exons ATGGCGAAGGGAAAGAAGGAATTGCTATCTAAAGCGCCATGGAGAGGCGACGATGACGGCGAAGCCGACAAATTCAAAGACGCGAAGCTCAAAGTCACCAATCAGCCCGGCTCCACTCCTACCATGCACGTCCCTCGCAAAAAGAATAACAAGCGCGGGTCCGATGGAGCTGACTCTGACTCTGAAGATCCCCTCGAGCTCGACCCCGAGCTCCGCTACAGCTTCCAACGCAATTTTCAG TTTCTTCAGAGAGTATTTAGCATTGACACCGTCGTGAAGCCTCTTCCACCTGCTATGGCATATAACGTTTCTCGCAATTTGAGCTTCTTCACCCGAATCTTTACTCAGTTCTTTG ATCCTAAAGGCATTGAAAATGCACAGAAATCACTTGGATTAGGGCAGGAAGAGAAAGCTCGTCGGGTCCGTTGA
- the LOC110609625 gene encoding uncharacterized protein LOC110609625 isoform X2 has product MAKGKKELLSKAPWRGDDDGEADKFKDAKLKVTNQPGSTPTMHVPRKKNNKRGSDGADSDSEDPLELDPELRYSFQRNFQFLQRVFSIDTVVKPLPPAMAYNVSRNLSFFTRIFTQFFGTLGPHAFKASISYP; this is encoded by the exons ATGGCGAAGGGAAAGAAGGAATTGCTATCTAAAGCGCCATGGAGAGGCGACGATGACGGCGAAGCCGACAAATTCAAAGACGCGAAGCTCAAAGTCACCAATCAGCCCGGCTCCACTCCTACCATGCACGTCCCTCGCAAAAAGAATAACAAGCGCGGGTCCGATGGAGCTGACTCTGACTCTGAAGATCCCCTCGAGCTCGACCCCGAGCTCCGCTACAGCTTCCAACGCAATTTTCAG TTTCTTCAGAGAGTATTTAGCATTGACACCGTCGTGAAGCCTCTTCCACCTGCTATGGCATATAACGTTTCTCGCAATTTGAGCTTCTTCACCCGAATCTTTACTCAGTTCTTTG GTACATTGGGACCACACGCCTTCAAGGCTTCAATTAGTTATCCATAA